A window of Acinonyx jubatus isolate Ajub_Pintada_27869175 chromosome B2, VMU_Ajub_asm_v1.0, whole genome shotgun sequence genomic DNA:
CTAAGAACCAGAGGAGATAACGGTATAAACCTCCATCTTGGACCCCAAGGTCCAAGGAGCAGGAGTGCCAATGTCTGAGGTCAGGAGAAGacagatgtcccagctcaagcccAGAGAACagatttgctctttctctttttgttttattcaattcCTCAACAGAGTAGGTAATGTCCACCTGCACTGGTGGTCTTTCCTCAGTTGACCGATTGAAATGAGAATTTCTGAAAATACCCTCACAAACACACCTAGAAATCTGGGCATCCCTCAGTATAGTCAAGTTGACTCAAACCATCAATCATCACATGAAGAGCATAAATATGAAAATGGCCTAATTAAATAGGTGGATAGACTAGCGCTTTAATCTAATGGAAGCAAAATAAGAAAGCCACAGAACCCGATACATATACTAAAGTATCAGGTGCCTTCAGTGGAAGATATTTTGAAAGttcaaaaaacagtattttaaacagaattgtacattttatttaaaaagcaatagcaAATGTAGGAAGAACACAAATTTCTattaagaacagaaatttattaaatGCTTGATAGTAAAATATTGAGCCCACTCTATTACAATACACAGGCTTGGTGTTCTAACAAGTAACATGGACTCAAATCAGGGAAGCCCGTGACGCCAACACAAGCTGGAATCGCGGGGAGCTACGAACAGAAATGTATACTCTTTCTCCGCTTCCACAACAGCTGCAATACTGATGCTCAGAAACATTTAGGCATTGGGAAAAACCTGTAAAATTTCCTGAGTATTCCATTAAACAATTCTTAAAGTCACATGTTACCTTAAtggaaaacataaacattttctaatgGAAACATccattttagtatttattatctTCAATAACTGAGAACCAAAATCCCCAAAAGGCCTTACATCATAAGAAAATCTTTGGGGTCATCATAAGGCTTTCCTGCACAAGGTAAATTTCAAAGCAATTTTTCAAGGACTAAATTTTCTTGAATCACCAAGCGAGTGAGAggcaaagataaaaaagaaatgtcagggTTAGCTGATTATTTTCCAGATAACAGGATCTAAAAAATATTGAGGGGAAGTGAGGATTTGGGGATGAGTGGATGTTGGATAATAAAAGAGATGGCTAGGAAAGGTACTGAGACTAGTTAGCATTAACTAACCCGTAGTGTATTTTTGTTGATTAGTCAACATTTTCTTcatgtatataattatttcaagataGCATGTCTACAAACTAATTGGTTCATTCCTTTTTCAAGTTAGTTGCAAAGAAATTTTGATTCTGAATATCTAAAGTTATAGCTATTAGCATTTTGATATTTACCCCTACAAATCCCTGGCATTCTCAGCCATGGTGCTTGAATACATGGTTTCTTGATAAAATATCACTAAAATAGAACTAATGCTGAAAAAAAATACTACCTACCTAGAGCTCAGGGTACTGATCACAACCAGCTTAAACAATTCCTATCAATTAGCTCAAGTAGAACTAAACCAGTTTCACGAATTCACATTATTTAGCTCGCCCAGAAACCAGATCTTTTTCCTATTAGATAATTTAGCCAATTTTgtaaaaaagcaattattttatatattgaatctTGGCCCTAAATTTGGTACTTCTAGTCCACACTTTGGTACCTTACCTCTTCCAAACTGGACACTTCATTCTATGTATATGACCATCAATGAAAGAACTTGAAAGTAAGGAATGCGAGCTTTAATTCAGATGGAAGTGTTCTgtattcatattaataaaagagataatcttttcaaaggaatggaaaatgtaaaatcatttgTGATAATATAAAGTGCTGCAATCATATGTAACCCAAACATATAACCATCTCCAGTATAAACAGCCAGGTCTAACACTACACATCATTTGATTAAAAGGGCTTTTAACCAATACTTTAACAAGGAAACACTggtgaaaattgttttaaaatatgtagccTTGTAAAATGATATATTTCTGAACATTAAAATCTCGTTTCAGAAGTTCCCCGCTTTAGGTTGTTACTCAAAAACTCATCATGTTCAAAACTCAAATTATTGTGAGACCTTGAAATCATAAGAAGCTTCTCCTTATTGGTAAAGTCTTTTTTGATTGCAGCTTGGGGTACAAGCAGCCTCTCCATCGGGTCCTCTTTATTCTCTAGTTTCATATATCCTTTGCTGTTGCTCCGATCCAACCGAGGCCAACTTGGGTGTTTTCGTTGTTCTGCCTGGACAGTTAGGGTGGAGGGACCCCGGTCTAAGTCTAAGGATTTTGAATGTGACGAGAGCAAATGTAAAGATGTGTTGGACCCAAATTGTCTTCTAGCAGCCCCAGGAGATAAGAGCTGTCCAGCCCCAGGCCCAAGGGCCACAGAGGACTTGTACTGGCTCGACAGAGACTCCCCGATGGAATGATTCCTGGGGAGCACCATGCTGACTGGCTGGAAGGACTCATTGGCGTTGGGCAAAGGGACCACAAGGGAATCCATCGACAAATTCCTTGACCTACTTTTGAGGTTCTCAGCATCCTCGGTGATGTTATCTATACTGGGCTCATCAATAACACAGTTATTCAGTTTGATCACAGGCAATGTAAAAGCGCTGATGGACGATGACACAATTGATTTGGTTTCACATTTCTTAGGGCCGCTGGTCTTATCATCAGTGGTTTTGGAAGGAGGTGGATAGAGgccaaagacagacagagagctgTCAGCAAGCAAAGGTGGTATAAGATGCCCCAAACTCTTATTTTCGTTTAGCGCCAGCTCATCCTCCTCGACAGAGCTGTCCATGCGAAAACTGCTCCTAAAACCTGAGAAAGGGGCAATGGTATTTGCTGCCAGCCTCGAGGCACAGGAGCTCCCATTctgttttacttctgtttctcCCATCAAACCGGTGTAGATACCATTCATATGCTTTTGCTCCTTGATTCTTAGCGTGTGGATGTCGATGACTGTGGAATAGATATCCCTCATGTGTATGATTTTGGTTTCTTTGTCACGGTTCTCATGAAGAATGGCATTtgcacaaatgaaaatgaagatgcCAATCCCCATTGTGAAAGGGCCgagcattttcattttgtcagaATGCAAATGTTGCTCAAAGAAGCGAACCACCACGCCGCCTTGGTTCCGA
This region includes:
- the TMEM200A gene encoding transmembrane protein 200A translates to MIATGGVITGLAALKRQDSARSQHHVNLSPSPTAQEKKPVRRRPQADVVVVRGKIRLYSPSGFFLILGVLISIVGIAMAVLGYWPQKEHFIDAETTLSTNETQVIRNQGGVVVRFFEQHLHSDKMKMLGPFTMGIGIFIFICANAILHENRDKETKIIHMRDIYSTVIDIHTLRIKEQKHMNGIYTGLMGETEVKQNGSSCASRLAANTIAPFSGFRSSFRMDSSVEEDELALNENKSLGHLIPPLLADSSLSVFGLYPPPSKTTDDKTSGPKKCETKSIVSSSISAFTLPVIKLNNCVIDEPSIDNITEDAENLKSRSRNLSMDSLVVPLPNANESFQPVSMVLPRNHSIGESLSSQYKSSVALGPGAGQLLSPGAARRQFGSNTSLHLLSSHSKSLDLDRGPSTLTVQAEQRKHPSWPRLDRSNSKGYMKLENKEDPMERLLVPQAAIKKDFTNKEKLLMISRSHNNLSFEHDEFLSNNLKRGTSETRF